In Helianthus annuus cultivar XRQ/B chromosome 9, HanXRQr2.0-SUNRISE, whole genome shotgun sequence, the following are encoded in one genomic region:
- the LOC110895193 gene encoding U-box domain-containing protein 4 isoform X1: MEISLLKALLKNISTFFNLQCHENKTSELVQKYYQKIEEILKLIKPVLESVILAEVASDESLQKELAGLRQSVDELRELLEDSHPLMSKVYFVMQVESLFAKVQARSLELFELLKSSPKGLPDELSSSSLERYVQKIKHMGYERAAAILSKVIRDYAEGSEPSADDRSKIADFLNLKSNQELLIEAVALEKLKENAEQAEKMGDLECIEEMIALVTHMNDKFIEAKQSQNPHPVPIPPDFCCPLSLELMTDPVIVASGQTYERGYIRKWLDLGLTVCPKTMQMLVHTNLIPNYTVKALIASWCESNNVKLPDPVKTLTLTQPRSPDLTPATSPVHHVRSSSEDSRLPENGNTLPESGDHSLESCGQSSDVCGINEKSTVGHQRTVSTSSTHSDTSLSQELSHEANSLSETHVATPSSSDVSREAASDPHPASISATTPATPLISPRFETRPRNPLWRRPSERYGLKIVASPTAETRPDLTGLETEVKKLVEDLSSSSIDVVRNSTGELRLLAKHNMDNRIVIANCGAISLLTGLLRSTDEKVQENAVTTLLNLSINDNNKLTIANAGAIEPLIHVLETGSSEAKENSAATLFSLSVIQDNKIRIGNSGAIKPLVDLLGNGSPRGKKDAATALFNLSIYHENKARIVQAGAVKYLVELMDPAAGMVDKAVAVLSNLATIPDGRAAIGQEGGIPVLVEVVELGSARGKENAAAALLQLCTDSSRFCKQVLQEGAVPPLVALAQSGTPRAKEKAQSLLTYFRSQRHGNNGRG, from the exons ATGGAGATATCACTTCTGAAAGCGCTTCTAAAAAATATATCTACTTTCTTCAATCTGCAGTGTCATGAAAACAAAACTTCAGAACTCGTTCAAAAGTACTACCAGAAGATTGAAGAAATACTCAAGTTAATTAAGCCAGTACTCGAGTCTGTTATTCTTGCAGAAGTCGCTTCTGATGAATCTCTTCAGAAAGAACTTGCAGGCTTGAGGCAGTCTGTTGATGAACTCAGGGAGCTTCTAGAAGATTCTCATCCATTGATGAGTAAAGTTTACTTT GTTATGCAAGTTGAATCATTGTTTGCGAAGGTTCAGGCTCGAAGCTTAGAACTCTTTGAGCTGCTGAAATCTTCTCCTAAAGGTCTTCCCGATGAGTTGAGTTCATCATCACTTGAG CGTTACGTACAAAAAATTAAGCATATGGGCTATGAAAGAGCCGCAGCTATTCTTTCGAAAGTTATAAGGGATTATGCCGAGGGGTCCGAACCTAGTGCAGATGACAGGTCAAAAATTGCCGATTTTCTTAACTTAAAGTCAAATCAGGAGCTTCTAATCGAGGCCGTCGCCCttgaaaagttaaaagaaaaTGCCGAACAAGCAGAAAAAATGGGAGATTTAGAGTGTATTGAGGAAATGATTGCTCTTGTGACCCATATGAATGATAAGTTTATCGAAGCCAAACAGTCTCAAAACCCTCACCCTGTACCGATACCTCCTGATTTCTGCTGCCCGCTATCACTTGAACTCATGACGGACCCTGTAATTGTAGCTTCTGGACAAACGTACGAGCGAGGGTATATCCGTAAATGGCTTGATCTTGGACTCACCGTTTGCCCCAAGACCATGCAAATGCTTGTTCACACTAATCTTATTCCGAATTACACCGTGAAAGCGCTAATTGCGAGTTGGTGTGAATCGAACAATGTGAAGCTCCCGGACCCCGTGAAGACCTTGACCTTGACTCAACCGAGGTCACCTGATTTAACACCGGCAACTTCTCCGGTTCATCATGTCcgatcatcttcagaagattctaGACTTCCCGAAAACGGGAATACGTTGCCTGAATCCGGAGATCACAGTCTGGAGTCATGTGGGCAGTCATCGGACGTTTGCGGGATTAATGAGAAGTCAACAGTGGGTCATCAGAGAACGGTTTCAACTTCCAGCACGCATTCCGATACAAGTTTATCACAAGAGCTATCTCATGAAGCAAACAGTTTGTCTGAAACACATGTGGCAACACCCTCCAGCAGTGATGTTTCAAGAGAGGCGGCATCAGACCCTCATCCTGCCTCGATTTCCGCAACTACTCCGGCAACCCCGCTGATCTCACCTCGGTTTGAAACCCGACCTCGAAATCCGCTATGGCGCAGGCCATCGGAACGGTACGGACTGAAAATAGTCGCGTCACCTACCGCTGAAACTAGACCTGATCTAACCGGACTTGAAACTGAAGTTAAAAAACTAGTTGAGGACTTAAGCAGCAGTTCAATCGATGTAGTAAGAAACAGCACAGGCGAACTCAGGTTACTTGCTAAACATAACATGGATAACCGAATTGTTATAGCAAACTGCGGGGCCATCAGTTTATTAACCGGTCTACTTCGGTCAACTGACGAAAAAGTCCAAGAAAACGCCGTCACCACCCTTTTAAACTTGTCAATAAACGATAACAACAAGCTCACAATCGCAAACGCTGGTGCAATCGAACCACTGATTCACGTGCTCGAAACCGGGAGCTCAGAAGCTAAAGAAAACTCAGCGGCAACCCTTTTCAGCCTCTCGGTTATTCAAGATAACAAGATAAGAATCGGGAACTCCGGAGCGATTAAACCGTTAGTTGATTTATTAGGAAACGGGAGTCCACGTGGAAAAAAGGACGCAGCCACAGCTTTATTTAACCTGTCGATATATCATGAAAACAAAGCGCGCATTGTCCAGGCAGGCGCAGTTAAATACTTAGTGGAATTAATGGATCCAGCAGCTGGGATGGTTGACAAAGCGGTTGCGGTTTTGTCAAATCTTGCAACGATACCTGACGGGCGAGCGGCTATCGGTCAAGAGGGTGGGATACCGGTTCTGGTTGAAGTTGTCGAGTTGGGTTCGGCTCGAGGGAAGGAGAATGCTGCTGCAGCTCTTTTACAGCTGTGTACCGACAGCAGCCGGTTTTGCAAACAGGTGCTTCAGGAAGGTGCGGTCCCGCCATTGGTTGCTTTGGCACAGTCTGGTACTCCAAGAGCCAAGGAAAAG GCTCAGTCACTGCTGACCTACTTTAGAAGTCAGCGTCATGGCAACAATGGGAGGGGATAA
- the LOC110895193 gene encoding U-box domain-containing protein 4 isoform X2: MSKVYFVMQVESLFAKVQARSLELFELLKSSPKGLPDELSSSSLERYVQKIKHMGYERAAAILSKVIRDYAEGSEPSADDRSKIADFLNLKSNQELLIEAVALEKLKENAEQAEKMGDLECIEEMIALVTHMNDKFIEAKQSQNPHPVPIPPDFCCPLSLELMTDPVIVASGQTYERGYIRKWLDLGLTVCPKTMQMLVHTNLIPNYTVKALIASWCESNNVKLPDPVKTLTLTQPRSPDLTPATSPVHHVRSSSEDSRLPENGNTLPESGDHSLESCGQSSDVCGINEKSTVGHQRTVSTSSTHSDTSLSQELSHEANSLSETHVATPSSSDVSREAASDPHPASISATTPATPLISPRFETRPRNPLWRRPSERYGLKIVASPTAETRPDLTGLETEVKKLVEDLSSSSIDVVRNSTGELRLLAKHNMDNRIVIANCGAISLLTGLLRSTDEKVQENAVTTLLNLSINDNNKLTIANAGAIEPLIHVLETGSSEAKENSAATLFSLSVIQDNKIRIGNSGAIKPLVDLLGNGSPRGKKDAATALFNLSIYHENKARIVQAGAVKYLVELMDPAAGMVDKAVAVLSNLATIPDGRAAIGQEGGIPVLVEVVELGSARGKENAAAALLQLCTDSSRFCKQVLQEGAVPPLVALAQSGTPRAKEKAQSLLTYFRSQRHGNNGRG; the protein is encoded by the exons ATGAGTAAAGTTTACTTT GTTATGCAAGTTGAATCATTGTTTGCGAAGGTTCAGGCTCGAAGCTTAGAACTCTTTGAGCTGCTGAAATCTTCTCCTAAAGGTCTTCCCGATGAGTTGAGTTCATCATCACTTGAG CGTTACGTACAAAAAATTAAGCATATGGGCTATGAAAGAGCCGCAGCTATTCTTTCGAAAGTTATAAGGGATTATGCCGAGGGGTCCGAACCTAGTGCAGATGACAGGTCAAAAATTGCCGATTTTCTTAACTTAAAGTCAAATCAGGAGCTTCTAATCGAGGCCGTCGCCCttgaaaagttaaaagaaaaTGCCGAACAAGCAGAAAAAATGGGAGATTTAGAGTGTATTGAGGAAATGATTGCTCTTGTGACCCATATGAATGATAAGTTTATCGAAGCCAAACAGTCTCAAAACCCTCACCCTGTACCGATACCTCCTGATTTCTGCTGCCCGCTATCACTTGAACTCATGACGGACCCTGTAATTGTAGCTTCTGGACAAACGTACGAGCGAGGGTATATCCGTAAATGGCTTGATCTTGGACTCACCGTTTGCCCCAAGACCATGCAAATGCTTGTTCACACTAATCTTATTCCGAATTACACCGTGAAAGCGCTAATTGCGAGTTGGTGTGAATCGAACAATGTGAAGCTCCCGGACCCCGTGAAGACCTTGACCTTGACTCAACCGAGGTCACCTGATTTAACACCGGCAACTTCTCCGGTTCATCATGTCcgatcatcttcagaagattctaGACTTCCCGAAAACGGGAATACGTTGCCTGAATCCGGAGATCACAGTCTGGAGTCATGTGGGCAGTCATCGGACGTTTGCGGGATTAATGAGAAGTCAACAGTGGGTCATCAGAGAACGGTTTCAACTTCCAGCACGCATTCCGATACAAGTTTATCACAAGAGCTATCTCATGAAGCAAACAGTTTGTCTGAAACACATGTGGCAACACCCTCCAGCAGTGATGTTTCAAGAGAGGCGGCATCAGACCCTCATCCTGCCTCGATTTCCGCAACTACTCCGGCAACCCCGCTGATCTCACCTCGGTTTGAAACCCGACCTCGAAATCCGCTATGGCGCAGGCCATCGGAACGGTACGGACTGAAAATAGTCGCGTCACCTACCGCTGAAACTAGACCTGATCTAACCGGACTTGAAACTGAAGTTAAAAAACTAGTTGAGGACTTAAGCAGCAGTTCAATCGATGTAGTAAGAAACAGCACAGGCGAACTCAGGTTACTTGCTAAACATAACATGGATAACCGAATTGTTATAGCAAACTGCGGGGCCATCAGTTTATTAACCGGTCTACTTCGGTCAACTGACGAAAAAGTCCAAGAAAACGCCGTCACCACCCTTTTAAACTTGTCAATAAACGATAACAACAAGCTCACAATCGCAAACGCTGGTGCAATCGAACCACTGATTCACGTGCTCGAAACCGGGAGCTCAGAAGCTAAAGAAAACTCAGCGGCAACCCTTTTCAGCCTCTCGGTTATTCAAGATAACAAGATAAGAATCGGGAACTCCGGAGCGATTAAACCGTTAGTTGATTTATTAGGAAACGGGAGTCCACGTGGAAAAAAGGACGCAGCCACAGCTTTATTTAACCTGTCGATATATCATGAAAACAAAGCGCGCATTGTCCAGGCAGGCGCAGTTAAATACTTAGTGGAATTAATGGATCCAGCAGCTGGGATGGTTGACAAAGCGGTTGCGGTTTTGTCAAATCTTGCAACGATACCTGACGGGCGAGCGGCTATCGGTCAAGAGGGTGGGATACCGGTTCTGGTTGAAGTTGTCGAGTTGGGTTCGGCTCGAGGGAAGGAGAATGCTGCTGCAGCTCTTTTACAGCTGTGTACCGACAGCAGCCGGTTTTGCAAACAGGTGCTTCAGGAAGGTGCGGTCCCGCCATTGGTTGCTTTGGCACAGTCTGGTACTCCAAGAGCCAAGGAAAAG GCTCAGTCACTGCTGACCTACTTTAGAAGTCAGCGTCATGGCAACAATGGGAGGGGATAA
- the LOC110895195 gene encoding aspartic proteinase-like protein 2 gives MSPFTLLLLIFTISSLFNHPPVSSSSPPYFSPVNHDPTPIILRPSPAGNNRHTMFLPLFPSPLNSSRISADSKSRRQLQKSDTHRSNARMALHDDLLLNGYYTTRLWIGSPPQRFALIVDTGSTVTYVPCSTCEQCGKHQDPRFDPELSDTYKPVKCNIDCTCDNNREQCIYERQYAEMSSSSGVLGDDIVSFGNQSDLPPQRAVFGCENRETGDLYSQHADGIMGLGRGDLSIVDQLVESGVISDSFSLCYGGMDVGGGAMVLGGISPPKEMVYSHSDPVRSPYYNIELKEIHVAGKRLPLSSSVFDGKHGTVLDSGTTYAYLPEAAFVAFKDAVMKEVIGLHQIKGPDPSYNDICFAGAGSDVSQLSKTFPTVEMVFGKGQKLSLSPENYLFRHAKVSGAYCLGVFQNANDPTTLLGGIIVRNTFVMYDREHEKIGFWKTNCSHVWETLHVSGAAPQASPPSDGSKTAADISPSLPPMMPPQYILPGETEIGSITFYLSVSLNDTDDDVKSQITELAPLIAQELHVNSSQVHLLNYTSEGNDYVTEWSITPPNSAYFISKANASNIISRIAENDIHLPESYGKYQLSNWQIHPPTKRSWWQKSYLVAAVASMLALLVALSGVGIWWFLRRKQQSSLQYKPVDSMVVPEQELQPL, from the exons ATGTCGCCATTCACCCTACTCCTCCTAATCTTCACCATTTCTTCACTATTCAATCACCCTCCTGTATCATCCTCATCACCACCCTATTTTTCTCCGGTCAACCATGATCCAACCCCCATCATTCTCCGCCCATCACCCGCCGGCAACAACCGCCACACAATGTTTCTTCCTCTTTTCCCCTCTCCCCTTAACTCTTCTCGGATCTCCGCCGATTCCAAATCTCGCCGTCAACTCCAGAAATCCGACACTCATCGTTCTAATGCTCGCATGGCTCTTCATGACGATCTCCTCCTCAACGG GTATTACACCACGCGACTGTGGATTGGATCACCGCCACAGAGATTTGCCCTAATTGTTGACACTGGGAGTACTGTTACCTATGTTCCTTGTTCTACCTGTGAACAATGTGGCAAGCATCAG GACCCGAGGTTTGACCCGGAGTTATCAGACACCTACAAGCCTGTTAAATGCAATATCGATTGCACTTGTGACAATAACAGGGAACAATGCATCTACGAAAGGCAATATGCCGAAATGAGTTCCAGCAGTGGTGTTCTTGGTGACGATATCGTATCTTTTGGCAACCAAAGCGATCTGCCACCTCAGCGTGCTGTTTTCGGGTGTGAAAATAGGGAAACTGGTGATCTGTACAGTCAGCATGCTGATGGAATAATGGGGTTGGGCCGTGGTGATTTGAGTATAGTCGATCAACTTGTTGAAAGTGGTGTTATAAGCGATTCGTTTTCGTTGTGTTACGGTGGAATGGATGTTGGTGGCGGTGCTATGGTTCTTGGTGGAATCTCTCCTCCTAAAGAGATGGTGTATTCTCATTCGGACCCCGTTCGCAG CCCATATTACAATATTGAGTTGAAGGAAATACATGTTGCGGGGAAGCGGTTGCCGTTAAGCTCAAGTGTTTTTGATGGAAAGCATGGGACGGTTCTAGACAGCGGTACAACTTATGCTTACCTGCCTGAAGCTGCCTTTGTGGCGTTTAAGGATGCT GTCATGAAAGAAGTCATTGGTCTCCATCAGATTAAAGGTCCCGATCCAAGTTATAATGATATTTGCTTCGCGGGTGCTGGAAG TGACGTTTCACAACTCTCAAAAACCTTCCCTACTGTTGAAATGGTTTTCGGGAAGGGACAAAAGTTGTCACTCTCTCCGGAGAACTACTTGTTCAGG CACGCAAAGGTTAGTGGAGCATATTGCTTGGGGGTTTTTCAGAACGCAAATGATCCAACCACTCTTTTAGGAGGCATTATTGTTCGTAACACATTTGTCATGTATGACCGTGAACATGAAAAGATTGGATTTTGGAAAACTAACTGTTCTCATGTATGGGAAACACTTCATGTTTCTGGAGCGGCCCCACAGGCCTCTCCTCCATCAGATGGATCAAAGACCGCTGCCGATATCTCTCCTTCTTTGCCTCCAATGATGCCCCCACAATATATCCTTCCAG GAGAAACAGAAATCGGAAGTATTACATTTTATTTGTCAGTGTCTCTTAACGACACTGATGACGATGTGAAGTCGCAAATCACCGAGCTTGCTCCACTAATTGCTCAGGAGTTGCATGTTAACAGTTCACAG GTTCACTTGCTGAATTATACATCTGAAGGAAATGATTATGTTACTGAATGGTCCATTACTCCACCCAATTCTGCTTACTTTATATCTAAAGCAAATGCATCG AACATTATTTCTCGAATAGCTGAAAATGACATACACCTTCCCGAGTCATACGGAAAATATCAGCTATCCAATTGGCAAATTCACCCCCCAACAAAAAG AAGCTGGTGGCAGAAAAGTTATTTGGTTGCAGCGGTAGCGTCAATGTTAGCGTTACTGGTAGCATTATCAGGTGTGGGAATATGGTGGTTTTTGAGACGAAAGCAACAATCAAGTTTACAATATAAGCCGGTGGACTCCATGGTTGTGCCTGAGCAAGAACTTCAGCCACTGTGA